GCGGGCCCACCCCGCTGCCGCGCAGCTCCACGGGCACGCCGCCAAGCGCGGGGCCGCGTCCCACCGCCGCGTGCGCAACGGGCTCATCCACGCCTACTCCGTCTGCGGGATGCTCCGCGACGCGCGCAAGGTGTTCGACTATGGGCCCGAGGTGGACATGATCGCCTGGAACTGCCTGCTGCGAGGGTACGCGCATGTCAGGGACGCAGGAGCACTCCGGGAGTTCTTCGCGCGGATGCCAGCCCGAGACTCGGTCTCTTGGAACACGGTCATTGCATGGTGTGTTGTGAATGGGGAGCATGAGGAGGCAGTTGCGGTGTTCCGGGAGATGCTTGCGAGCAATGAGTGCCAGCCTGATAGGGTGACATTGGTGAGCGTAATCTCAGCAATCGCGTACTTGGGAGCACTTGCGCAGGGGCTCTGGGCACATGCATATGTTTGCAGGAAAGAGATTGAGGTCGATGAGAAGTTGAGCTCAGCTCTAATAAACATGTACTCCAAGTGTGGTTTCATTGAGGGTTCAGTTTATGTGTTTGAAAATTCGTGTGCGCTGAGGAGCGTGGATACCTGGAATGCGATGTTAGCTGGTTTCACAGCAAGTGGCTGCAGTGAAAGAGCTTTGGATCTTTTTGCTAGAATGGAGTCATCTGGGTTCATGCCTAACAAAATTACGTTTAACAGTTTACTGAATGCTTGCAGCCACGGGGGGTTTGTTGAGGAAGGTATTGGTTATTTTGAGAGAATGACAAATTCGTATAGTATTGAGCCCGACATTGCCCACTATGGTTGTATGGTGGATCTGTTTTGCCGCGCGGGGCTGTTTGAGAAGGCAGAGGAGATGATTCAGATGATGCCAATGGAGCCAGATGCTGCTGTGTGGAAGGCCCTAGTTGGTGCTTGTAGAACTTACAACAACTTCGAGTTGGGAAAGAAGGCAGGCCACAGGCTTATCGAGGCTGCACCGAATGATCATGCAGGGTATGTGTTACTATCCAACATTTATGCGCTGGATGGCAACT
This window of the Triticum aestivum cultivar Chinese Spring chromosome 5D, IWGSC CS RefSeq v2.1, whole genome shotgun sequence genome carries:
- the LOC123121806 gene encoding pentatricopeptide repeat-containing protein At5g48910, whose amino-acid sequence is MPPPTVPFFLTSTTLATAAKPQRQQLPAQPPSCGAQTPADSLAASYTARMRLNPHLALRLFDHLLRSGADPDPIAYALALARCARARAHPAAAQLHGHAAKRGAASHRRVRNGLIHAYSVCGMLRDARKVFDYGPEVDMIAWNCLLRGYAHVRDAGALREFFARMPARDSVSWNTVIAWCVVNGEHEEAVAVFREMLASNECQPDRVTLVSVISAIAYLGALAQGLWAHAYVCRKEIEVDEKLSSALINMYSKCGFIEGSVYVFENSCALRSVDTWNAMLAGFTASGCSERALDLFARMESSGFMPNKITFNSLLNACSHGGFVEEGIGYFERMTNSYSIEPDIAHYGCMVDLFCRAGLFEKAEEMIQMMPMEPDAAVWKALVGACRTYNNFELGKKAGHRLIEAAPNDHAGYVLLSNIYALDGNWKGVHKVRKLMLDCGVQKVPGSSSIELDGVIHEFISGDKSHSRKRDVYEMLSEICQQLKIAGYAPDTSQVLLDIDDEDVKESSLALHSEKLALAFGLISTAPGTPIRIVKNLRVCGDCHNAIKLLSKIYGRCIIVRDANRFHRFREGSCSCGDYW